In Pirellulales bacterium, the following proteins share a genomic window:
- the ptsP gene encoding phosphoenolpyruvate--protein phosphotransferase: MFSAKTVAPGIAIGPAIVWAPAAITVVHQAIRPHQVAIERQHLDAALKSAQFELHEIEARVLTSVGQSASGIFTASLRMLEDPHLRSEIIKAIESRHVNAATAVQTVVDEYARKMAAAQSEYLAARAEDILDMGRRLQRHLRRQESPRVPEMPEPRVLIVETLAATELIALDRAKLLAIVMTQSAPTSHAALLASTLGIPVVARAPDLWGRVESGDTVVVDGNAGGVLVRPTELALRQYRTRRELFEHFSGEVAGLREHPATTLDGRTIRLTANVSLAEEIPYALAQGADGIGLVRTEFYYLSHAEAPSEAEQFEFYTGLVRSMAPRPVTFRTFDLGGDKAGANHEPEANPMLGCRGIRLLFEQPELFETQLRALLRASAFGTVRIMFPLITSLTEFQDTMRIVNRVKEDLSRQAISFDPGVQFGCMIETPAAAAIPDLLAHEVEFFSIGSNDLIQYTLATDRLNSRVSYIYEPLHLAILRMMRGIIRAGHRRQRHVSLCGEMAADPIYTIILLGLGVDELSMNPVMIPAIKQIVRGVEWTQARQIARGVLRASRAKDVQAYLEHVMVSRFPRMMSIYSHADEQSRDKIDASCEPVTAEKEETNSP; the protein is encoded by the coding sequence ATGTTCTCTGCAAAAACTGTTGCGCCCGGTATCGCGATCGGACCGGCAATAGTTTGGGCTCCGGCCGCCATCACGGTCGTTCACCAAGCTATTCGGCCGCATCAGGTGGCCATCGAACGGCAACATCTCGACGCGGCCTTGAAAAGTGCTCAGTTCGAACTCCACGAAATCGAAGCACGCGTTCTCACTTCGGTCGGCCAATCGGCCAGCGGCATATTCACCGCGAGCTTGCGGATGCTCGAAGATCCGCATCTACGATCGGAAATCATCAAGGCCATCGAATCGCGACACGTCAATGCCGCGACCGCGGTCCAAACGGTCGTCGACGAATACGCTCGCAAGATGGCAGCGGCCCAAAGTGAATACCTCGCTGCCCGGGCCGAGGATATTCTTGACATGGGGCGGCGATTGCAGCGGCATCTTCGCCGGCAGGAATCGCCGCGCGTTCCAGAAATGCCGGAGCCGCGCGTTCTGATCGTCGAAACGCTGGCCGCGACGGAACTGATCGCCCTGGATCGCGCAAAACTGCTGGCGATCGTCATGACGCAATCGGCGCCGACCTCCCATGCCGCGTTGTTGGCTTCAACCTTGGGAATCCCCGTCGTCGCCCGGGCACCAGACCTATGGGGACGAGTGGAAAGCGGTGACACGGTTGTCGTCGACGGCAACGCAGGAGGCGTGCTCGTTCGTCCGACGGAACTGGCCTTGCGGCAATATCGCACGCGCCGCGAATTGTTCGAGCATTTTTCGGGAGAGGTCGCCGGACTGCGAGAGCATCCAGCGACGACCCTCGACGGCCGAACGATTCGCCTGACGGCTAACGTCAGCCTGGCCGAGGAAATCCCCTACGCGCTTGCCCAGGGTGCTGACGGAATCGGATTGGTGCGGACCGAATTCTACTATTTGTCCCACGCGGAAGCGCCCAGTGAAGCGGAACAGTTTGAGTTTTATACCGGCCTCGTGCGGAGCATGGCTCCCCGTCCCGTCACGTTTCGAACGTTCGATTTGGGGGGCGACAAGGCGGGCGCCAACCATGAGCCGGAAGCGAATCCAATGCTCGGCTGTCGCGGAATCCGCCTTTTGTTCGAGCAGCCCGAACTGTTCGAGACGCAACTGCGAGCATTATTACGCGCATCGGCGTTCGGAACGGTCCGGATCATGTTCCCATTGATCACGAGCCTGACAGAATTTCAGGACACGATGCGTATCGTGAATCGCGTCAAGGAGGATTTGTCGCGGCAAGCTATTTCCTTCGATCCGGGGGTCCAGTTCGGCTGCATGATCGAAACACCGGCAGCGGCGGCAATTCCCGACCTGCTTGCCCATGAAGTCGAGTTCTTCAGCATCGGCTCGAATGACTTAATTCAATACACATTGGCCACGGATCGCTTGAACTCTCGGGTTTCGTACATTTACGAACCGCTCCATCTGGCCATCCTGAGAATGATGCGCGGAATCATCCGAGCCGGCCATCGGCGGCAGCGCCACGTAAGTCTGTGCGGTGAAATGGCCGCCGACCCCATCTATACCATCATTCTGCTCGGGCTTGGAGTGGACGAGCTCAGCATGAATCCGGTGATGATACCAGCGATCAAGCAGATCGTTCGCGGTGTGGAATGGACGCAGGCGCGTCAAATTGCACGAGGCGTGCTTCGCGCTTCGCGGGCGAAAGATGTGCAAGCCTATTTGGAGCATGTGATGGTTAGTCGTTTCCCGCGAATGATGTCGATTTACTCACACGCCGATGAACAATCGCGAGACAAGATCGATGCGTCTTGCGAGCCGGTCACGGCGGAAAAAGAAGAAACAAACTCGCCCTGA